Below is a window of Mycoplasma sp. Mirounga ES2805-ORL DNA.
TATTAAAAAGTTTTGGCCGAATCTTTTTTTTGCTTGAATTTTATTATTTTTTTGAAACATTTAATTTAAAGAAATTCTTCGCGTTTTTGAATACGATATCAGCCATTTTTTCTATTGATAATTTTTTAATTCCAGCAATAAATGTTAATGTGTAAATAACATAATTTGAATAGTTTCACTCTCCTCTTTTTTGTGCGGGAGTTAAATAAGGTGCATCAGTTTCAGTGAGAATTCTATCAACTGGTAGTCAATCAACAACTTCAACCGTTTTTGCAGCATTTTTATATGTTACAACTCCACCAAAACTAAAATAACATCCTAGATCATAGAATTTTTTGGCTCATTCAAGATTTCCAGAATAAGTATGTATCATAAACTTTACATTTTTGTAATTTTTTAAGATATCATAAAGTTCTTGATAAGCATCTCTCATGTGAATAACAACAGGCAAATCATATTTTTGAGCTATTTTTATTTGAGCATTTAAAGATTCAATTTGAGTGTTTTTAGGTACATCTTTTCAATAAAAATCAAGACCTATTTCTCCAATGCCTTTTACATCTTTTGTTAATTGATTTTCTATTGTTAAACCATCAATTGCACCTTTAGTTTCTGTTGGATGAATCCCAATTACAGGAAATGTAAAATCAAAATTTTTACATATATTTATAACTTCATTATTTTCTTTTTCGTTACATCCAGTAATCATCATAATTGATACACCCTTGCTATATGCTTTTTCAATAACTTTAAAGTTATCTTTATAATATTCTTTTAAGGGATGGGTATGAGCATCAACGTATTTTATTGCCATTTTTCCTCTACTTTCCTAGACAAAAGTTTTTAAACATTTCATCTAATAATGATTCATTGTCAGCACGACCATTAATATCTACTAAATTAGCTCAAGCTTCCCTAACATCTATTATTGTTAAATCTAAATCGTTATTATTATTTATTGTTTCGATTGCCGAATTAATAGATTTTATAGCTTTTTTAATCAAACCTAATTGTCTTGCATTATTTAAAAAGAAGTTATTTTCTAAATCAATATTATTAAATGATTCTGTTAATTTATCAGTCAAAATGCCTAGGTCTTTTTTATTAGCTTCAATGTATATGTACTCTTCTTTTTTGTTTTTAATTAAGTCTTTTTTGTTAAATACTATTAGGCTATTTTTATTAAAATCTTTAATTGTTTTTTCAATTTTCTTGTCCATATCATTTATTTTTCTATTATCTAATAAATGAATAACTAAATTTGCATTTTTTATTTGTTCAATAGCTTTTTCTATCCCTGCTGACTCAATTTTATTTTTAGAATTTCTAATTCCTGCTGTATCAAATAATTTAAATAGAAAACCTTTAACTTGTACTGTTGCTTCAACAATATCTCTTGTAGTTCCGGGTGTATCAGTTACTATTGCTTTTTCTTCATTTAGTAAAGCATTTAGTAAAGAAGACTTGCCAACATTAGGCTTGCCTACAATGGCAATCTTAATTCCATCGAAAATTATTCTTGCATCCTCTGATATTTTGGCTAAATCTTCAATTTGTGCTTTAAGTTTTGAGAGTTTATCAACAAGTTCCTTATTAAAAATATTTTCAATATCTTCATATTCTGGATAGTCAATATTTACTTCCATTTGTCCAATAATTAAAGCCAACTCTCTTGTTATTTTTTGTAAGTATTCTTCTGTTTTGTTGTCAAAATTTTTAATAGCTAAATCAACTTGCTTTTTAGATTGAGCGTGAATTAAATCATTTATAGCCTCAGCCTTAACTAGACTCATTTTCCCGTTTAAAAAAGATCTTCTACTAAATTCTCCTGGTGTGGCTAATCTAGCACCATTTGCAATTAAAAGTTCAAGAATAATGTTGGTAATAATTACTCCTCCATGGCAATTAATTTCAACTGTATCTTGGCCAACAAAATTATTCTTTCCAATAAACCAGGCCACTAAGACTTCGTCAATTAATTTATTTGAAAAATTATCAATAATTTTACCAAATGTTATTGATTGATTTTTGCCAATTTTACCCGTGAATATTTTTTTTGTTATTGTAATAGCTTCTGGTCCTGCAACTCTAATTATAGATATTGCTTGGTTTATTTTTCCTCCAGAGCTAATTGCTGCTATTGTGTCATTAAACATATTTTAATTTTACCTTAAATTAAGTTTAATATTCTAATTAGGTTCTTCTCTTTTAGCTTATTAAAATCAACATTTTTTTAATTATTAATATTTAATATTTTTACTATAATATAAAACGTTACTTTTGTAACCATTCTAAAAAGGTTTAAGTTTGTTTAATGCAACACCTTAAAGATGAGCCACAAAATCAGAGGAGATAAGCATGATTGCTATAATCGAAACTGGAGGCAAACAAATTTTAGTTAAAAAGGACCAAACAATCTTTATTGAAAAAATAGAAGGTAAAGAAGGTTCTGAGGTAACTTTTGAAAATGTTTTATTAGTGGACAACAAAGTTGGTAAACCATTCGTAAAAGGAGCAAAAGTTACTGGAGAAATCCAAAAGCAAGGTAAAGCAAAAAAAATAGTAGTATATCGTCACAACGCTAAGTCAACACACAAGAGAAAACTTGGTCACCGTCAACCTTACACACGTGTACTAATTAAGAAGATCGAGGGATAGTTAAATGGCTCACACGAAGGCCGGTGGTTCTACTAAGAACGGCCGCGATAGTCGCGGTCAAAGACTCGGGATTAAATTAGGTGACGGACAATTCTGTACAGCAGGATCAATTATCTTTAGACAAAGAGGTACTAAAGTTTTCCCTGGAACAAATGTTGGACTTGGAAAAGACTATACACTATATGCTTTAATTACTGGATATGTAAAATTTGAAAAACGTAGAAATCGTACATATGCCTCAGTATATGAAAATAGAATTGAAGGTTCAAATTCTTCAAAAGAAGTAAAACCTACAATTAAAAAAGAAACTGTAGTTAAAGAAAAGAAAGAAGCAGTTAAGAAAACAACAAAAACAGCTTCTAAAAAAGCTACAACTTCAAAACCAGCTGCTAAAACAACAGCTAAAAAAACAACAACTAAAAAATAAGTTGTTGTAAATATCATTAAGACTAGGGTCACCCCTAGTTTTTCTTTTTTAAAATTAGTTTTGGGAATTTTTAATTTTTGTTAAATTTACTAAAAATATATTAATAAATGATTAAAATATAAAAATATGAAAAATTTAGCAAATAAGTTGAGACCTGAGACATTAGATGACGTTGTTGGACAAAAAGAAGTAGTAAGTTTATTAAAAAAAGTTGCTTCTAATAAATTGACCAACAGTTTTATTTTCTTTGGTGAAAGTGGTGTTGGCAAAACATCATGTGCAATTGCTCTTGCAAATGACCTTGAATTAAAATATGAATTATTTAATGCTAGTGTCGATAAAAAGGAAGACTTAATTAAAGGACTTCAAAATAATGAGCTTTTAATAATTGATGAGATCCATAGGTTAAATAAAGATAAGCAGGATATTCTATTATCATTTTTAGAACTTGATAAGGTGACAATCTATGCAACAACAACAGAAAACCCATATTTTAAAATAAATCCTGCTTTAAGAAGCAGAATGCAAATACTGCAATTTAATAAGCTAAGCGAAGAAGAAATGTTTTATGGTATAAAAAATATTCTCAAGAAGCATTACTCTAATTTAATAGTCGAAGATAAAATAATCAAAATCCTCATTAAAAATTCAGGTGGTGATTACCGGTTTTGCATAAATAATTTACAAATGATTGCTTTATTAAATAAGGATAATAAAATAACGGAAAACGATTTAAAAAGTGTTATTCCAAATATTAATTTTTACTCGGATAAAGATTCAACATCTCATTACAATAATCTCTCAGCTTTTCATAAATCACTTAGAGGCAGTGATGTAGATGCAGCATTATATTATGGAACTATACTTTTAAAAAGCGGAGATATTGAGGGCTTATTTAGAAGATTGACAGCTTGCGCCTATGAGGATATTGGTTTAGCTGATCCTAATATAGGTCTAAAAATTGAAGCTGCATATAAAGCTTTTGAAAGGTTAGGTTTGCCAGAAGCTAGGTTGCCAATTTATTATTCAATAATAACTATAGCTTTAACTCCTAAAAGCAACACAATTTACGAAAGCATTAATAAAATAGAAGAATATGTAAATCAAGGAAACATTTTTGAAGTTCCTTTACATCTTAGAGATGGGCATTATAGTTCAGCTTCGAAACTAGGTATAGGTAATTACATTTATCCTCATGATTATCCAAGGCATTTTGTTAAACAAAAGTATTTACCAAAACAGGTTAAACAATCATTTTTTGAACCTTGTGAAAATGATTCTAAAAAAATTAAAGAATATTATAACTTTGTTAAAAATGAATTTAATTCAAAATAACTATAAATAAAGGAGAAAAGATGAATATAGATTGAGAAACAATAAAATCTTTTGAAGAACTTAAACAAGCAAAAAGTAGAGTTTATTCAAAAGATGGCGAATTAGCACAACTACAACAACAAATAAGAACAGCTTCAAATGAAGAACGAAAAGAAATAGGCCAAAAAATTACAGATTTAAAGAGTTTTTATGAAGGCAAATTTAATGAAGTTACAACTAGATTAGAAAGAGAAAAAATAAATAAAATAATTAATGCTCAGTATATTGATGTGACGCAACCTATTAGTGATTTAGGTTCTTTACATCCAATTACGTTGATTGAAAATAGACTAAGGAATTGATTTAATCAAAATGGTTATTTTGAATCAAAAGCTGGAGAAATAGTAGATGATGAATATAACTTTGAAAGACTAAATATTCCAAAAGATCATCCTGCAAGAGCTATGCAAGATTCACTATATATTGATGGAATTAAAAGAATTTTATTAAGAACGCACAACACCGGGATAAGTGCACTTGAACTAGAAAAAAACAAAAATAAAACAATTAATAATTATGCTATTGGTAAGGTTTATAGAAATGATGAGGATGACGCAACTCATTCGCATCAATTTACCCAACTAGATTTTGTTAGCGTTAGCAAAGTTAGTTTTCCAAACTTAATTTGAACATTAAAGTCTCTTTTAAGTTATGTATTTGAAACTGATTTAGAAATCAGATTGCGTCCAAGTTATTTTCCATTCACAGAACCTAGTGTTGAAGTTGATATATGGTATAAAAATAGGTGAATTGAAGTTTTAGGTGCTGGAATGTTACATCCTAATGTTCTTAAGGCTGCGGGTTATGATACAAAAAAATTTAATGGATTTGCCGCTGGAGTTGGTATTGAACGTTTAGCAATGATTAAATATGGTATTAAAGATATTCGTGAATTTTATAAAAATGATATAAGAACTTTAAATCAATTTAATCATGAAAAATAGTTTTAAATGATTTCTTGACGAAGAGTCTCAAAAATACTATTTTAAAAAAATAGTTAATAAGCTTGATCAACTTGAACAGTCTGGTCAAACTATATATCCTAAGAAGAAAGATAGATTTAGAGCCTTAGATTTTTTTAAACCTAGTGAAACTAAATTAATAATTATTGGTCAAGATCCATATTTTTTAGAAAATCAAGCTGATGGCTTAGCGTTTAGCACGAGAGATTCCAAATGTCCAAGAAGTTTGCAAAATATAATAAAGGAAATTAAAAAAGATTATCCCGAAAGTGTTTTTGAAACTTATCAACTTGATTATTGGGCTAAGCAAGGGGTATTACTACTAAATGCTGTGTTAAGTGTTGAAGCTAATAAGGTTAACTCACATATTGATTTAGGCTGGAAAGAATTTATTTTTAACTTATTAGATTTTGTTCTAAAGCATAATTCGAAAGTAATTTTTGGTTTATGGGGTAATAATGCTAAAAAGTTATTTGAAGAATTTAAGACAAAATTCAATTATAAAAATATAACTTATTTATTAACTTCTCATCCTAGTCCCTTAAGTTATTCAAAAACCAATAGATCATTTAAAGACTCTATGTTCTTTAAAAAAATAAATGAAATGCTTGAATCTGAAATTGATTTTAGCATTAGAAAGGTGGAGTAATGATTATTTCATTAAAAGAATTAAATAAATTTATGTCCGATATTAAATTGGACGTAAATATTGAAAAAGTAATTAATAGTATTGGATACGAAGTTGAAAGTATAACTAAATTTTCCGATGTTGAAGGTGTAAAGATAGGTAAAGTTCTAGATGTTTCTAAAAATGAAAACTCAAAAAATTTATGAATCGTTAAACTTCAAACTAAAGATGGAGAAACTACAATACAAACAACAGCTACAAATGCAACTGTAGGTTGCTATACTGTGTTTTTCCCTGTGGGAGCAAAAAAAGGGGATATTGTTTTTGCTGCTAAAACAATGGCTGGAATTGAAAGCCGAGGAATGATGGCTGGATTTAATGAGTTGGGTTATGATGCTTCAAAATTACCTTTTAATCCTGACGATTTAATTATGACCAAGGAAAAAGGAATTAATTTAGAAACAGATCCGGTTAGTTATTTTGGCTTAGACGACTATATAATTGATGTAACTACACCCGCAAATAGAAGCGATATTAATTCATATTATGTTTTAGGTCAAGAAATAGCCGCATACTACGGAACTAAATTCCATTGAATTTCTGATAAGGAATTGAAGGTTGACTTTAAGTCGAAATTAAATGTTAATAGAGGTTTGGCCAAGGAACTATCTTTTATTGAAAGTAAAATAAATAAATCACATACACCATTACAAGATATTCTATTTTTAGCAAGACATGGTGTTGAAGCTAAAAATAATTATGTAATAGATTTAACTAATTTAAACTTAATTCTAACTGGTGCGCCAACTCACGCTTATGATCGTGATTTAATAGATAATGAAATAACATGTATTGACTATTCTGGTAATGTTACATTATTAGGAAATAAAGATGTTGAAGTTAAAAATGTACTGGCCATTAAAGATAATGAAAAAGTTATATCTCTAGGATGTGTAATGGGATGTGAGTCTAGCGCCGTTACACAGCAAAGTAGGAATATTGCATTTGAAATTGGAAATTTTGATTCAAAACTTGTACGTCATGGTGCTAAGGAAATTAAATTAGATAGTGCCAGTTCTATTCAAGGTGGCCGGGGCGTGAATCGGGAAACATTAATAATTGGAATGAAATATTTAGCTCATAGATTGAAAAAAGATAATAATTTAATTTCCAACTTTATTAATTTACCAAAAAGTAAAAAAGGTACTCCAGTAATTCAAAATCGTAAAAAATTAGCTCTTTATGCAAATTGTGATGTTAAAGACTTAAAAAAATTTAAAGATGTTGAACAAAAACTTGAAACAATAGGTTTTGGTATTCAAAAAAATAGAATAGTTGCACCTGCTTATAGAAGTGATATTTCAAATTTTGAAGACATAATCGAAGAGTACTTTAGATTTTATGGTTATGATAATTTCAAACCTATTGCCCCAAAATTAGATCCTTTCAAGGTTGGAAAATCTAATTTAAATAAAAACTCATTACAAGCAATGGGATACCAAGAAATTAGAACCTTTACTCTAACTGATAAAGAACAAGCCAAATTTAACCCCTTTGGATATGAAAAAACTATTGAATTGGAAACATTTGTTTCTAAGGAAAGAGAAGCTATCAGAAATTCTATAATACCTTCAATGTTAGAAGCCGCTGAATATAATCTAAAGAGAAGAATTGATGATATTAATTTCTTTGAAAATGGAATGATAAATAATAACGAATATGTCTATGGAATAGTGACAAACGAAAAATCTTTTAATGAATTAAAACGTGATGTATTTAATATCTTAAGAACAAAAAATATACAGTTTATGCCATTTTCTAATAATCAATTTATTCATCCTAATGTTAGTGCAAAGATAATGCTTAATAATGAGATGATTGGCTGAATAGGCAAGGTTCATCCAAACTTTAATAAAATTGATGTTTTTGTTGCTGAATTTAAGGATATACATTCAGATCAGATTAAAGAGTTTGAAGATTATGACCATAATCCTTTGAAAAGTATAGATTTAACATTTAATCTTCAACTTAATGAAAATATTGATAATACTATAACTAGAATTAAATCGGTTGCTAAAATATTTAAAATTAAACAAATAGATAAGTTTATAAAAGATAGTATAAAAGCTGTAACCTTACGTGTATTTTCAACTAATGAAGAAATAGATAAAATTAATAAGGAGTTCAATAAATAATGTATAAAAAAATTAATTTAGATGACAAAATAGTTGAAGAAGCTATCAATAATGAAGTTAAAAGACAAAATGAACACATTGAATTAATTGCTAGTGAGAATTATGTTAGTGAAGATGTTTTAAAAGCAACAGGTAGCGTTTTAACAAATAAATATGGTGAAGGATATCCAGGCAAAAGATATTATGGCGGTTGCGAAAATGTGGATGTAATTGAAAATTTAGCAATAGAAAGAGCTAAAAAATTATTTAATGTTAAATACGTCAATGTTCAACCTTATTCAGGAAGTGTTGCAAATGCCGCTGCGATAGCTGCTATTGCAAAACCCGGAGATAAAATTATGGGACTTAGCCTTTCATCAGGCGGTCATTTAAGTCATGGATATAAAATAAGTTTTTCAGGATTATTTTATGATGCTATAACTTATGAAGTTGATGAAAACGGGTTACTAGATTATGAACAAATAAAACAACAAGCTCTTAAAGAAAACCCTCAAGTTATTATTTGCGGCTATTCAGCGTATTCAAGAATTGTTGATTTTAAGAAATTTAGAGAAATTGCAGATGCTTGTGGTGCTAAACTAATGGCCGATATTGCTCATATCGCTGGATTAATAGTTGGAGGTGTTCATCCTTCTCCTGTTAACTACGCAGATGTTATTACGACTACAACTCATAAAACTTTAAGAGCAACACGCGGCGCTATGATAATGACTAATGATGAAGAAATAGCTAAAAAGGTTAATCGTTGAGTTTTTCCTGGATATCAAGGAGGACCATTATTTCATGCTATAGCAGGTAAAGCGGTTGCTTTTGGCGAAGCATTAAAACCTTCTTTTAAAACCTATGCTAAAAATATTGTAAACAACTCTAAAACTTTTGCTCAGGTATTTATTGACAACAATATTAAAGTTGTTTCTGGAGGTACAGATAATCATTTATTTACAATAAATGTTTATGATTCATTTAATATAACAGGCAAGGAAGCTGAAAATAAATTATCTGAAATTAATATAACAGCAAATAAAAATACAATACCTTTTGATACTCAAAGTCCAACAGTCGCTTCTGGTGTTAGATTAGGCACGGCCGCTATGACATCAAGAAATTTTACTAAGTGAGAAGAACTTGCTTTAATAATTATTGAATGTTTAAAAAATAATGGTGATCAAAAAGTTGTTAAAAAACTAAAAAATAAAGTTTTAAAACTTACAAAAGAATTCCCAATAATAATCAAATATTAGTAAGGTGGTTTTTATGAAAATGAGAGAAGTATTTATTAAAATTAAGGATGAATACCTTAATGCTAAAAAACAAAAATTTTCTAATAATAAATTAGCACAATTCATTAGAAGCATACCAGAAATGAAAAATGAATATAGTTTTGATTTCATTAGTAAAAAATATAAAGTTGATGCTTCTCCCGGCAAAGGAGGATGAGTAAGTAGTCCTTGAATAGGTATTTTAGATCCATCAGTTACAGAGGGCGCTCAACGAGGATACTATGTAGTTTATTTTTTCACAAAAGACATGAAATATTTATATTTATGTTTGATGCAAGGGTTTACTTATTTTAAGAAAAATTATAAAAATCATGAAGAAAGATGTTTAAAAGTATCTAAAAGATGAAGAACTTTATTAAGCTCTAGATCTATAAAAGATACATTTTTCGATTTGCCAAATAACGAAGATAATCTTGATAAAAAATATATATCTGCTTATATTTGTGGAAAAAAATATCTTACATCAGAGCTTCCTGATGAAGAAGTTTTAAAAAGTGATTTATCAGAAATGTTAGGTCTTTATGGTGAATTAATAGGTAAAATTGGTAATAGATCATGAGAATCTTTAACAAGAAACTTTGCGAGTGAAGAGGAAGATTTTGAAGAAGATGTAGTAGAGCTTGAAATCCGCTCGCAAAAAAGTATAAAGAGTGTAAATAACCTTAAAAGAGTTGTTGCAAAAACTAAAGAACAAAAACTTGATGAATATAAAAGAAAAATTGAGTTAGGCGAGCAAGGAGAAGAGTGATTAATTGAATATTTAAAAAGAGAAGGTGTATATACAGGTAGCGAATATAAAATCGAACATACATCTAAATATGAAGGGGACGGCACTGGATATG
It encodes the following:
- a CDS encoding TatD family hydrolase — its product is MAIKYVDAHTHPLKEYYKDNFKVIEKAYSKGVSIMMITGCNEKENNEVINICKNFDFTFPVIGIHPTETKGAIDGLTIENQLTKDVKGIGEIGLDFYWKDVPKNTQIESLNAQIKIAQKYDLPVVIHMRDAYQELYDILKNYKNVKFMIHTYSGNLEWAKKFYDLGCYFSFGGVVTYKNAAKTVEVVDWLPVDRILTETDAPYLTPAQKRGEWNYSNYVIYTLTFIAGIKKLSIEKMADIVFKNAKNFFKLNVSKK
- the mnmE gene encoding tRNA uridine-5-carboxymethylaminomethyl(34) synthesis GTPase MnmE, with the translated sequence MFNDTIAAISSGGKINQAISIIRVAGPEAITITKKIFTGKIGKNQSITFGKIIDNFSNKLIDEVLVAWFIGKNNFVGQDTVEINCHGGVIITNIILELLIANGARLATPGEFSRRSFLNGKMSLVKAEAINDLIHAQSKKQVDLAIKNFDNKTEEYLQKITRELALIIGQMEVNIDYPEYEDIENIFNKELVDKLSKLKAQIEDLAKISEDARIIFDGIKIAIVGKPNVGKSSLLNALLNEEKAIVTDTPGTTRDIVEATVQVKGFLFKLFDTAGIRNSKNKIESAGIEKAIEQIKNANLVIHLLDNRKINDMDKKIEKTIKDFNKNSLIVFNKKDLIKNKKEEYIYIEANKKDLGILTDKLTESFNNIDLENNFFLNNARQLGLIKKAIKSINSAIETINNNNDLDLTIIDVREAWANLVDINGRADNESLLDEMFKNFCLGK
- the rplU gene encoding 50S ribosomal protein L21, whose product is MIAIIETGGKQILVKKDQTIFIEKIEGKEGSEVTFENVLLVDNKVGKPFVKGAKVTGEIQKQGKAKKIVVYRHNAKSTHKRKLGHRQPYTRVLIKKIEG
- a CDS encoding replication-associated recombination protein A; protein product: MKNLANKLRPETLDDVVGQKEVVSLLKKVASNKLTNSFIFFGESGVGKTSCAIALANDLELKYELFNASVDKKEDLIKGLQNNELLIIDEIHRLNKDKQDILLSFLELDKVTIYATTTENPYFKINPALRSRMQILQFNKLSEEEMFYGIKNILKKHYSNLIVEDKIIKILIKNSGGDYRFCINNLQMIALLNKDNKITENDLKSVIPNINFYSDKDSTSHYNNLSAFHKSLRGSDVDAALYYGTILLKSGDIEGLFRRLTACAYEDIGLADPNIGLKIEAAYKAFERLGLPEARLPIYYSIITIALTPKSNTIYESINKIEEYVNQGNIFEVPLHLRDGHYSSASKLGIGNYIYPHDYPRHFVKQKYLPKQVKQSFFEPCENDSKKIKEYYNFVKNEFNSK
- the pheS gene encoding phenylalanine--tRNA ligase subunit alpha codes for the protein MNIDWETIKSFEELKQAKSRVYSKDGELAQLQQQIRTASNEERKEIGQKITDLKSFYEGKFNEVTTRLEREKINKIINAQYIDVTQPISDLGSLHPITLIENRLRNWFNQNGYFESKAGEIVDDEYNFERLNIPKDHPARAMQDSLYIDGIKRILLRTHNTGISALELEKNKNKTINNYAIGKVYRNDEDDATHSHQFTQLDFVSVSKVSFPNLIWTLKSLLSYVFETDLEIRLRPSYFPFTEPSVEVDIWYKNRWIEVLGAGMLHPNVLKAAGYDTKKFNGFAAGVGIERLAMIKYGIKDIREFYKNDIRTLNQFNHEK
- a CDS encoding uracil-DNA glycosylase encodes the protein MKNSFKWFLDEESQKYYFKKIVNKLDQLEQSGQTIYPKKKDRFRALDFFKPSETKLIIIGQDPYFLENQADGLAFSTRDSKCPRSLQNIIKEIKKDYPESVFETYQLDYWAKQGVLLLNAVLSVEANKVNSHIDLGWKEFIFNLLDFVLKHNSKVIFGLWGNNAKKLFEEFKTKFNYKNITYLLTSHPSPLSYSKTNRSFKDSMFFKKINEMLESEIDFSIRKVE
- a CDS encoding phenylalanine--tRNA ligase subunit beta, with amino-acid sequence MIISLKELNKFMSDIKLDVNIEKVINSIGYEVESITKFSDVEGVKIGKVLDVSKNENSKNLWIVKLQTKDGETTIQTTATNATVGCYTVFFPVGAKKGDIVFAAKTMAGIESRGMMAGFNELGYDASKLPFNPDDLIMTKEKGINLETDPVSYFGLDDYIIDVTTPANRSDINSYYVLGQEIAAYYGTKFHWISDKELKVDFKSKLNVNRGLAKELSFIESKINKSHTPLQDILFLARHGVEAKNNYVIDLTNLNLILTGAPTHAYDRDLIDNEITCIDYSGNVTLLGNKDVEVKNVLAIKDNEKVISLGCVMGCESSAVTQQSRNIAFEIGNFDSKLVRHGAKEIKLDSASSIQGGRGVNRETLIIGMKYLAHRLKKDNNLISNFINLPKSKKGTPVIQNRKKLALYANCDVKDLKKFKDVEQKLETIGFGIQKNRIVAPAYRSDISNFEDIIEEYFRFYGYDNFKPIAPKLDPFKVGKSNLNKNSLQAMGYQEIRTFTLTDKEQAKFNPFGYEKTIELETFVSKEREAIRNSIIPSMLEAAEYNLKRRIDDINFFENGMINNNEYVYGIVTNEKSFNELKRDVFNILRTKNIQFMPFSNNQFIHPNVSAKIMLNNEMIGWIGKVHPNFNKIDVFVAEFKDIHSDQIKEFEDYDHNPLKSIDLTFNLQLNENIDNTITRIKSVAKIFKIKQIDKFIKDSIKAVTLRVFSTNEEIDKINKEFNK
- the glyA gene encoding serine hydroxymethyltransferase, translated to MYKKINLDDKIVEEAINNEVKRQNEHIELIASENYVSEDVLKATGSVLTNKYGEGYPGKRYYGGCENVDVIENLAIERAKKLFNVKYVNVQPYSGSVANAAAIAAIAKPGDKIMGLSLSSGGHLSHGYKISFSGLFYDAITYEVDENGLLDYEQIKQQALKENPQVIICGYSAYSRIVDFKKFREIADACGAKLMADIAHIAGLIVGGVHPSPVNYADVITTTTHKTLRATRGAMIMTNDEEIAKKVNRWVFPGYQGGPLFHAIAGKAVAFGEALKPSFKTYAKNIVNNSKTFAQVFIDNNIKVVSGGTDNHLFTINVYDSFNITGKEAENKLSEINITANKNTIPFDTQSPTVASGVRLGTAAMTSRNFTKWEELALIIIECLKNNGDQKVVKKLKNKVLKLTKEFPIIIKY
- a CDS encoding MrcB family domain-containing protein; the encoded protein is MKMREVFIKIKDEYLNAKKQKFSNNKLAQFIRSIPEMKNEYSFDFISKKYKVDASPGKGGWVSSPWIGILDPSVTEGAQRGYYVVYFFTKDMKYLYLCLMQGFTYFKKNYKNHEERCLKVSKRWRTLLSSRSIKDTFFDLPNNEDNLDKKYISAYICGKKYLTSELPDEEVLKSDLSEMLGLYGELIGKIGNRSWESLTRNFASEEEDFEEDVVELEIRSQKSIKSVNNLKRVVAKTKEQKLDEYKRKIELGEQGEEWLIEYLKREGVYTGSEYKIEHTSKYEGDGTGYDIKILHKGIPYKYIEVKTTNEDLNTPFYMSKNEVEFSKNNSDKYCLYRIYNFINNNTNDKPKIISGNVLQKVEYKIHEDYMVTRIK